A window of the Synechococcus sp. M16.1 genome harbors these coding sequences:
- the gyrB gene encoding DNA topoisomerase (ATP-hydrolyzing) subunit B has product MSDASKVQNAYGAEQIQVLEGLEPVRKRPGMYIGSTGPRGLHHLVYEVVDNSVDEALAGHCDRIVVVLGEDGSASVSDNGRGIPTDVHPRTGKSALETVLTVLHAGGKFGAGGYKVSGGLHGVGVSVVNALSEWVQVTVRRQGQVHRQRFERGAAIGSLASESQPAAESGETGTTVCFKPDLEIFTGGIVFDYATLSARLRELAYLNGGVRIVFRDEREAARDEEGNPHEETYFYEGGIKEYVAYMNKEKDALHPDIIYVNSEKDGVQVEAALQWCSDAYSDSILGFANNIRTVDGGTHIEGLKTVLTRTLNAFAKKLGKRKESDSNLAGENIREGLTAVLSVKVPEPEFEGQTKTKLGNTEVRGIVDNLVGEALSQFLEFNPSVISLILEKAIQAFNAAEAARRARELVRRKSVLESSTLPGKLADCSSRDPGESEIYIVEGDSAGGSAKQGRDRRFQAILPLRGKILNIEKTDDAKIYKNTEIQALITALGLGIKGEDFDVKNLRYHRVVIMTDADVDGAHIRTLLLTFFYRYQKELVEGGYIYIACPPLYKVERGKNHTYCYNEGDLQKTLEGFGEKANYTIQRFKGLGEMMPKQLWETTMDPTTRTMKRVEIEDALEADRIFTILMGDKVAPRREFIETHSAELDMAALDI; this is encoded by the coding sequence ATGAGCGACGCTTCCAAGGTCCAGAACGCCTACGGCGCCGAGCAAATTCAGGTGCTGGAGGGGCTTGAGCCCGTACGCAAGCGTCCGGGCATGTACATCGGCTCCACCGGACCGCGGGGCCTGCACCATCTGGTGTACGAAGTTGTTGATAACTCGGTTGATGAAGCCCTGGCGGGCCATTGCGACCGCATTGTTGTGGTGCTGGGGGAAGACGGTTCCGCCTCGGTGAGCGACAACGGCCGCGGCATTCCCACCGATGTGCACCCGCGCACCGGCAAGAGCGCCCTGGAGACGGTGCTCACCGTGCTGCACGCCGGCGGCAAGTTCGGTGCCGGGGGATACAAGGTGTCTGGCGGTCTCCACGGCGTTGGCGTCTCGGTGGTGAACGCCCTGAGCGAATGGGTGCAGGTGACGGTGCGCCGTCAGGGCCAGGTGCATCGCCAGCGTTTTGAGCGCGGCGCGGCGATTGGCTCCCTGGCTTCAGAGTCCCAGCCCGCAGCGGAATCCGGTGAGACAGGCACCACCGTCTGCTTCAAACCTGACCTTGAAATCTTTACCGGCGGCATCGTCTTCGACTACGCCACCCTCTCGGCCCGTTTGAGGGAGCTGGCCTACCTCAACGGCGGCGTGCGGATCGTGTTCCGCGATGAGCGGGAGGCGGCCCGGGATGAGGAAGGGAATCCCCATGAAGAGACCTACTTCTACGAGGGCGGCATCAAGGAATACGTCGCCTACATGAACAAGGAGAAGGACGCCCTTCATCCGGACATCATTTACGTGAATTCCGAGAAGGACGGCGTTCAGGTGGAGGCAGCCCTGCAGTGGTGCTCCGATGCCTACTCCGACAGCATCCTTGGGTTTGCCAACAACATCCGCACCGTGGATGGCGGCACCCACATCGAAGGCCTGAAGACGGTGCTCACCCGCACCCTCAACGCCTTCGCCAAGAAGCTGGGCAAACGCAAGGAATCCGATTCCAACTTGGCGGGGGAGAACATCCGAGAAGGCCTGACAGCGGTGCTGTCGGTAAAAGTGCCGGAACCGGAATTTGAGGGTCAAACCAAGACCAAGCTCGGCAACACCGAAGTGCGCGGCATTGTCGACAACCTGGTGGGTGAAGCCCTCAGCCAGTTCCTTGAGTTCAATCCCTCCGTGATCAGCCTGATCCTGGAGAAGGCGATCCAGGCCTTCAATGCGGCTGAAGCCGCCCGCCGAGCCCGCGAATTGGTGCGGCGCAAGAGTGTTCTGGAGAGCTCAACCCTGCCCGGAAAACTGGCTGACTGCAGCTCCCGCGACCCCGGCGAATCCGAGATTTACATCGTGGAGGGCGACTCTGCTGGTGGCTCCGCCAAGCAGGGCCGCGACCGTCGCTTCCAGGCGATCCTGCCGCTGCGGGGCAAGATCCTCAACATCGAAAAGACCGACGACGCCAAGATCTACAAGAACACGGAGATTCAGGCACTGATCACCGCCCTTGGCCTGGGGATCAAGGGGGAGGACTTCGACGTGAAGAACCTCCGCTACCACCGGGTCGTGATCATGACCGATGCCGACGTGGACGGCGCCCACATCCGCACCCTGCTGCTCACCTTCTTCTATCGCTACCAGAAGGAGCTGGTGGAGGGCGGTTACATCTACATCGCCTGCCCGCCGCTCTACAAAGTTGAGCGCGGCAAGAACCACACCTATTGCTACAACGAGGGCGATCTGCAGAAGACCCTCGAAGGCTTCGGCGAGAAGGCTAATTACACGATCCAGCGCTTCAAGGGCCTTGGCGAAATGATGCCCAAACAGCTCTGGGAAACCACCATGGATCCCACCACTCGCACGATGAAGCGGGTGGAGATCGAAGATGCCCTCGAGGCCGATCGCATCTTCACGATCCTGATGGGTGACAAGGTGGCGCCCCGCCGGGAATTCATCGAAACCCACAGCGCCGAGCTGGACATGGCAGCCCTCGACATTTGA
- a CDS encoding SH3 domain-containing protein gives MTADRTGTVSTSSVLRWSWLLGVALMAPAALPAGGADRRQPQPRRRAISGPLHTNSDQPLRLSPLAVAPRVSTLKAGSSLRLLRRWSSADGQDWLHVQTLSGDQRRGWLRA, from the coding sequence ATGACGGCTGATCGAACAGGGACTGTTTCTACAAGCAGTGTCCTTCGGTGGAGTTGGCTGCTGGGGGTGGCGTTAATGGCTCCGGCTGCCTTGCCGGCCGGTGGTGCTGACCGGCGTCAACCCCAACCTCGTCGTCGCGCTATCTCCGGGCCGTTGCACACCAATTCTGATCAACCTCTGCGCCTCAGCCCGTTGGCGGTAGCCCCACGGGTGAGCACCCTTAAGGCGGGATCCTCCCTGCGCCTGCTGCGGCGTTGGTCTTCAGCCGATGGCCAAGACTGGCTCCACGTGCAAACCCTCTCTGGAGATCAACGCCGTGGCTGGCTCCGCGCCTGA
- a CDS encoding CrcB family protein, translating to MPEIQPSLQLELQELLLVGVGAVPGALLRWQLALHLGDQNLLVNVLGAALLGLLAGLPAAPRRQVLLGIGFCGSLTTFSSWMLAATKHLSSGDWAAALGLIGLTLGLGVGAAALGFQLGRRVTQI from the coding sequence ATGCCTGAAATCCAACCAAGCCTGCAACTGGAACTGCAGGAGCTGCTGCTTGTTGGCGTGGGTGCTGTGCCCGGAGCCTTGCTGCGCTGGCAGCTGGCTCTGCATCTGGGGGATCAGAACCTGCTGGTGAATGTTCTGGGGGCTGCCCTCTTGGGCTTGTTGGCCGGGCTCCCGGCGGCCCCACGGCGACAGGTGCTGCTGGGAATTGGCTTTTGCGGCTCGCTCACCACCTTCAGCAGCTGGATGCTGGCGGCTACGAAGCACCTGAGTTCCGGTGATTGGGCCGCCGCTTTGGGTTTGATCGGGCTGACCCTTGGGCTGGGGGTGGGAGCGGCTGCACTGGGTTTTCAGCTCGGTCGGCGTGTTACACAAATCTGA
- a CDS encoding RpoD/SigA family RNA polymerase sigma factor, translating into MAPAATAASKPKTAAKAAKTVTADVDLVRSYLRDIGRVPLLTHEQEITLGRQVQELMDLESLESELESKAGEKPSRDQLAKASGLSSMQLKRKLQHGRRAKERMVAANLRLVVSVAKKYTKRNMELLDLIQEGTIGLVRGVEKFDPTRGYKFSTYAYWWIRQGITRAIAEKSRTIRLPIHITEMLNKLKKGQRELSQELGRTPTVTELAEFVELPEDDVKDLMCRARQPVSLEMKVGDGDDTELLELLSGDGDLPSDQVEEDCLKGDLRSLLGQLPHLQEQVLRMRYGMDGEDPMSLTGIGRILGMSRDRVRNLERDGLAGLRRVSDQVEAYVAC; encoded by the coding sequence ATGGCTCCGGCTGCGACCGCTGCTTCCAAGCCCAAAACTGCTGCGAAGGCTGCAAAAACAGTCACGGCAGACGTTGATCTGGTTCGTTCTTATTTGCGGGACATCGGACGTGTGCCGCTGCTGACCCACGAGCAGGAGATCACTCTGGGCCGCCAGGTGCAAGAGCTGATGGATCTGGAATCGCTCGAGTCGGAGCTGGAGAGCAAGGCGGGTGAGAAGCCCAGCCGTGACCAGCTGGCCAAGGCGTCCGGGCTGTCTTCGATGCAGCTCAAGCGCAAGTTGCAGCATGGCCGTCGCGCCAAGGAACGGATGGTGGCTGCCAACCTCCGGCTGGTGGTGAGCGTGGCCAAGAAGTACACCAAGCGGAACATGGAACTCCTGGACCTGATCCAGGAAGGCACCATCGGTCTGGTGCGTGGCGTGGAGAAGTTCGACCCGACCCGCGGTTACAAGTTTTCCACCTATGCCTATTGGTGGATTCGCCAGGGCATCACGCGGGCCATCGCGGAGAAGAGCCGCACGATCCGGCTGCCGATCCACATCACCGAGATGCTGAACAAGCTCAAAAAGGGTCAGCGAGAGCTGAGCCAGGAGCTGGGTCGCACGCCCACCGTCACCGAGCTGGCTGAGTTCGTCGAGCTGCCGGAAGACGACGTCAAGGATCTGATGTGCCGAGCCAGGCAGCCGGTGAGCCTGGAGATGAAGGTGGGAGATGGTGATGACACCGAACTGCTGGAGTTGCTCTCTGGCGATGGTGATCTGCCCAGCGATCAGGTGGAAGAGGATTGCCTCAAGGGCGACCTGCGCAGCCTTTTGGGCCAGCTGCCCCACCTGCAGGAGCAGGTGCTGCGGATGCGTTACGGCATGGATGGGGAAGATCCGATGAGCCTTACGGGCATCGGCCGGATCCTGGGCATGAGTCGCGACCGTGTTCGCAACCTCGAGCGTGATGGTTTGGCCGGTCTG
- a CDS encoding glutathione peroxidase, with protein MAISVSSVSVTTPDGSSKSLGDYAGKVLLIVNVASRCGFTKQYAGLQALNEAYAAKGLAVLGFPCNDFGAQEPGTLDEIKSFCSTTYGADFELFDKVHAKGSTTEPYTTLNQMDPAGDVEWNFEKFLVGKDGIVISRFKSGVTPEDLKSAIEAALAA; from the coding sequence ATGGCGATCAGCGTCAGCTCCGTCTCCGTCACCACCCCTGACGGCAGCAGCAAATCCCTGGGCGACTACGCCGGCAAGGTGCTGCTGATCGTGAACGTGGCCAGCCGCTGTGGCTTCACCAAGCAGTACGCCGGTCTGCAGGCCCTGAACGAGGCTTACGCCGCCAAGGGGCTGGCGGTGCTGGGTTTCCCCTGCAACGACTTCGGCGCCCAGGAACCCGGCACCCTGGATGAGATCAAGAGCTTCTGCTCCACCACCTACGGCGCCGACTTCGAACTGTTCGACAAGGTGCATGCCAAGGGAAGCACCACCGAGCCCTACACCACGCTCAACCAGATGGATCCCGCCGGTGATGTGGAGTGGAACTTCGAGAAGTTCCTGGTGGGCAAGGACGGCATCGTGATCTCCCGCTTCAAGAGCGGCGTCACCCCTGAAGATCTCAAGTCGGCGATTGAGGCGGCGCTGGCGGCATAG
- the miaA gene encoding tRNA (adenosine(37)-N6)-dimethylallyltransferase MiaA, giving the protein MNSSHPLVITLLGPTASGKTALALDIAERLDLPVINVDSRQLYREMDIGTAKPTAEQQARVLHHLLDLRRPDQPITLQEFQAIATPCIDAALEQRGVALLVGGSGLYLKALTSGLQPPAVAPQPQLRQQLTALGQAICHPLLQAADPRAAAKIAPADAVRTQRALEVLYASGQPISRQATATPPPWRVLELGLNPANLRQRIQQRTEQLYCDGLVEETRRLSERYGADLPLLQTIGYGEALQVIGGSLSTADAVRITSQRTRQFAKRQRTWFRRQHNPHWLADQATLTDAMTLIEQHLR; this is encoded by the coding sequence TTGAACAGCTCCCACCCCCTGGTGATCACCCTGCTCGGGCCCACCGCCAGCGGCAAAACCGCCCTGGCGCTGGACATCGCCGAAAGGCTTGATCTGCCGGTGATCAACGTGGATTCCCGCCAGCTCTATCGGGAGATGGACATCGGAACCGCCAAGCCGACCGCGGAGCAACAGGCGCGAGTGCTGCACCATCTGCTGGACCTGCGCAGGCCCGATCAGCCGATCACCCTCCAGGAGTTTCAGGCGATCGCAACCCCTTGCATCGACGCCGCTCTGGAGCAGCGGGGCGTGGCCTTGCTGGTGGGCGGCAGCGGCCTGTATCTCAAGGCCCTCACCAGCGGGCTTCAGCCTCCGGCCGTGGCACCCCAGCCGCAGCTGCGTCAGCAGCTGACGGCCCTGGGCCAGGCCATCTGCCACCCCCTGCTGCAGGCCGCCGACCCAAGGGCCGCCGCCAAAATCGCCCCCGCCGATGCGGTGCGCACCCAGCGCGCCCTGGAGGTGCTCTACGCCTCCGGGCAACCGATAAGCCGCCAGGCCACAGCAACGCCTCCGCCCTGGCGGGTGCTGGAACTGGGCCTCAACCCCGCCAACCTGCGCCAGCGCATCCAGCAACGCACCGAGCAGCTGTACTGCGATGGGCTGGTGGAGGAGACCCGACGCCTGAGCGAGCGCTACGGCGCTGATCTGCCGCTGCTGCAGACCATCGGCTACGGCGAAGCGCTGCAGGTGATCGGCGGCAGCCTGAGCACTGCAGATGCGGTGCGAATCACCAGCCAACGCACCCGCCAGTTCGCCAAACGCCAACGCACCTGGTTCCGGCGTCAGCACAACCCCCACTGGCTAGCCGACCAGGCAACGCTGACGGATGCAATGACGTTGATCGAGCAACATCTAAGGTGA
- the mgtE gene encoding magnesium transporter produces the protein MTEASGLSSAGVSVEPDLLAEAVSQELAAMLQAGNYDAVKLLLEPVQPVDIAEAIGSLPANLQAIAFRLLSKDEAISVYEYLDTATQQSLLSLLRSGEMREVMEEMSPDDRARLFEELPAKVVRQLLSELSPDERKVTAELLGYRSETAGRLMTTEYIAFKENQTAAVALEIVRRRARDTETIYSLYVTDAERRLTGILSLRDLVTADPQARIGDVMTEEVLSVSTDTDQEKVARTIQRYDFLAVPVVDLEQRLVGIVTVDDVIDVIEQEATRDLYAAGAVQAGDDDDYFSSNLFTVARRRVVWLAVLVLASFFTSEVIAANEDVLQQVVLLAAFIPLLGGTGGNVGAQSSTVVIRGLSTQSISSLGPLRAIGREAMAGALLGVLMMLLVVPFAWWRGESALVGLSVGMSLLAITTLAATAGAAFPLLFDRMGLDPALMSTPFITTCTDVAGTLIYLKTAGWLLVHLPQLVQAAGISTHFFTFGIF, from the coding sequence ATGACGGAGGCATCGGGGCTGAGCAGTGCTGGCGTGAGCGTGGAACCCGACTTGCTGGCCGAAGCGGTCTCACAGGAGCTCGCCGCGATGCTGCAGGCGGGCAATTACGACGCCGTGAAACTGCTGCTGGAACCGGTGCAGCCGGTGGACATCGCCGAGGCGATCGGCAGTCTTCCGGCCAACCTGCAGGCGATTGCCTTTCGCCTGCTCAGCAAGGACGAAGCCATCAGTGTTTACGAGTACCTCGACACCGCCACCCAGCAAAGCCTGCTGAGCCTGCTGCGCTCTGGCGAGATGCGGGAGGTGATGGAGGAGATGTCGCCGGATGATCGCGCCCGATTGTTTGAGGAGTTGCCGGCCAAGGTGGTGCGGCAGCTGCTCAGCGAGCTCAGTCCGGATGAACGGAAGGTGACGGCTGAGTTGCTGGGTTACCGCTCCGAAACGGCCGGTCGCTTGATGACGACCGAATACATCGCCTTCAAGGAAAACCAGACCGCCGCAGTGGCGCTGGAGATCGTGCGGCGGCGTGCTCGCGACACCGAGACGATTTATTCCCTCTATGTGACGGACGCCGAGCGACGCCTTACAGGGATCTTGTCGCTGCGGGATCTGGTCACAGCAGATCCCCAGGCCCGCATCGGTGATGTGATGACCGAGGAGGTGCTCAGCGTCAGCACTGACACCGACCAGGAAAAGGTGGCGCGCACGATTCAGCGTTACGACTTCCTCGCCGTTCCAGTGGTGGATCTGGAACAGCGTCTCGTGGGCATCGTCACGGTGGACGACGTGATCGACGTGATCGAGCAGGAGGCCACCCGTGATCTCTACGCCGCCGGCGCGGTGCAGGCCGGCGATGACGACGACTACTTCAGCAGCAATCTGTTCACCGTTGCCCGGCGCCGCGTGGTGTGGCTGGCGGTGCTGGTGCTGGCCAGCTTTTTCACCTCGGAGGTGATCGCCGCCAATGAAGACGTGCTGCAGCAGGTGGTGTTGCTGGCGGCGTTCATTCCCTTGCTCGGTGGCACCGGCGGCAACGTGGGGGCCCAAAGCTCCACGGTGGTGATCCGTGGTTTGAGCACCCAGAGCATTTCCAGCCTTGGCCCCTTGCGGGCCATTGGCCGCGAAGCCATGGCGGGGGCGTTGCTGGGGGTGTTGATGATGTTGCTGGTGGTTCCCTTTGCCTGGTGGCGTGGCGAAAGCGCACTGGTGGGACTCTCGGTGGGGATGAGCCTGCTGGCGATCACCACCCTGGCGGCCACGGCCGGTGCCGCGTTTCCGTTGCTGTTTGACCGCATGGGTCTGGATCCGGCATTGATGTCCACGCCCTTCATCACCACCTGCACGGATGTGGCGGGCACGCTGATCTACCTGAAGACGGCGGGATGGCTGCTGGTGCATCTGCCGCAGTTGGTGCAGGCCGCAGGTATTTCTACCCATTTCTTCACCTTCGGCATTTTCTGA
- a CDS encoding acyltransferase — protein sequence MKQSASRSVFYEGIDLLRGGAVFLVLWSHAGIVLPHSLHGALAAPWFRPGFWGVTTFFAISGFLVVGQLIDIATDKRGELLRAFVLRRWFRTVPTYWIVLLLLLVAGSIGWLGWKTWLANIFFLQGSIFVHEPNLLSVSWSLVIEEWSYLVFAFAVFILIFLKRRLALGNAQVMAIVGGLLIASIVCASFARYIFIENGGSVRSLKQDLFLQSDALAYGGLLALFMRTRPRDFEVLALRPIAFSRIFALMAVISVASISGNSLFRSVLEPVPIGLSEWLSFGFYPMAGLLACALIVGFWGFEYSSLPKSLSQMIRILSKISYSVYLLHVPIAHMVAGFELPYLLKFVMYLFGSILVGYTSWILLEKPFMRLRRRLV from the coding sequence TTGAAGCAGTCTGCGTCTCGCTCTGTCTTTTATGAGGGCATCGATCTGCTTCGCGGTGGGGCAGTTTTTCTTGTTCTTTGGTCTCATGCCGGGATCGTTCTCCCTCATTCATTGCATGGAGCACTCGCTGCCCCATGGTTTCGCCCGGGCTTCTGGGGTGTTACGACTTTTTTTGCGATTAGTGGCTTTTTGGTGGTTGGGCAGTTAATTGATATTGCGACAGATAAGCGTGGTGAGTTGCTCAGGGCTTTTGTCCTTCGCCGTTGGTTCCGTACTGTTCCGACGTATTGGATTGTTCTTCTTTTATTGTTAGTTGCTGGCTCCATTGGTTGGCTGGGATGGAAAACTTGGTTGGCAAATATCTTTTTTCTGCAAGGCTCGATCTTTGTTCATGAGCCTAATTTACTATCTGTTTCGTGGAGCTTGGTCATTGAAGAATGGAGTTATCTTGTGTTTGCATTTGCTGTTTTTATCTTAATCTTTTTGAAGAGACGCCTTGCTCTCGGTAATGCTCAGGTGATGGCTATTGTGGGCGGGTTGTTGATCGCTTCGATTGTTTGTGCTTCGTTTGCACGTTATATTTTTATTGAAAATGGAGGCAGCGTTCGATCTCTGAAGCAGGATCTTTTTCTTCAGTCCGATGCTCTGGCATATGGAGGTTTATTGGCCTTGTTTATGCGAACGCGACCAAGAGATTTTGAGGTTTTGGCCTTGCGTCCAATCGCATTTTCGCGAATTTTTGCGTTAATGGCTGTTATCTCTGTGGCATCAATATCTGGCAACAGCTTGTTTCGATCCGTTTTAGAGCCTGTTCCAATTGGGCTTTCAGAATGGCTGTCATTTGGGTTCTACCCAATGGCTGGGCTATTAGCTTGTGCATTAATTGTAGGCTTTTGGGGCTTTGAATATTCGAGTTTGCCTAAAAGTTTATCTCAAATGATTAGAATTTTAAGTAAAATAAGTTACTCGGTTTATTTGCTTCACGTTCCGATCGCGCACATGGTTGCTGGATTTGAGCTGCCCTACTTACTTAAATTTGTGATGTATCTATTCGGCTCAATTCTTGTTGGATATACGAGTTGGATTCTGCTTGAAAAGCCCTTTATGCGGCTTCGTCGGCGCTTGGTTTGA
- the infC gene encoding translation initiation factor IF-3, with amino-acid sequence MPPRPRFDRRAPVRELPNINDRINYPQLRVVDSDGAQLGVISREEALDVARDRELDLVLVSEKADPPVCRIMDYGKFKFEQEKKAKEAKKKSHQTEVKEVKMRYKIDQHDYDVRIGQAQRFLKAGDKVKCTVIFRGREIQHTALAETLLRRMAKDLEEKAEIQQAPKREGRNMIMFLTPRKTPLVKKEEKEQAANKAVRTIPAPPKPTAAKVASPQG; translated from the coding sequence ATGCCCCCACGTCCCCGTTTTGACCGTCGTGCCCCGGTTCGGGAGCTGCCCAACATCAACGACCGGATCAACTACCCCCAGTTGCGGGTGGTCGACTCAGACGGCGCTCAGCTGGGCGTGATCAGCCGCGAAGAAGCCCTCGATGTGGCCCGCGACCGGGAACTGGATCTGGTGCTGGTGAGCGAGAAGGCTGACCCACCGGTCTGCCGGATCATGGACTACGGCAAGTTCAAGTTCGAGCAGGAAAAGAAAGCCAAAGAGGCCAAAAAGAAGTCGCACCAGACCGAAGTCAAAGAGGTCAAGATGCGCTACAAGATCGATCAGCACGACTACGACGTGCGGATCGGTCAGGCCCAGCGCTTCCTCAAGGCGGGCGACAAGGTGAAATGCACCGTGATCTTCCGCGGCCGCGAAATTCAGCACACGGCGCTGGCGGAAACGCTGCTGCGGCGGATGGCCAAGGATCTTGAGGAGAAGGCCGAAATCCAGCAGGCGCCCAAGCGGGAGGGCCGCAACATGATCATGTTCCTCACCCCGCGCAAAACGCCGCTGGTGAAGAAAGAGGAGAAGGAGCAGGCCGCCAACAAGGCCGTGCGCACCATCCCCGCACCGCCAAAGCCCACCGCCGCCAAGGTGGCCAGCCCCCAGGGCTAA
- a CDS encoding CrcB family protein translates to MAGSAPEALLVGLGAIPGAWLRLKVVNHFQPMVPKKHWGTFLVNVVACFALGLVLALSETCASSSGIALLMGVGFFGSLSTFSTFAVELLNELRAGQTLIAVVLALASIGVGLLASALGYGLGEIHA, encoded by the coding sequence GTGGCTGGCTCCGCGCCTGAAGCTCTTTTGGTTGGGCTCGGGGCCATCCCCGGTGCCTGGCTGCGTTTGAAAGTAGTGAACCACTTTCAGCCGATGGTGCCGAAGAAGCACTGGGGGACCTTCTTGGTGAATGTGGTGGCTTGTTTCGCCCTTGGGCTGGTGCTGGCCCTCAGTGAAACCTGTGCCTCCAGCAGCGGTATTGCTTTGCTGATGGGTGTGGGCTTTTTCGGCAGCCTCAGCACGTTTTCCACCTTCGCTGTGGAGCTGCTGAACGAGCTCCGGGCCGGCCAGACGCTCATTGCTGTGGTGCTTGCGCTGGCCTCGATCGGGGTGGGCTTGCTGGCCTCTGCTTTGGGTTACGGACTGGGGGAGATCCATGCCTGA